The following proteins are encoded in a genomic region of Sorangiineae bacterium MSr12523:
- a CDS encoding serine/threonine protein kinase yields the protein MSRLGEKYRLEPGHHLDRYELLCPIARGGMAWVWLACLHGKAGFEKLVAVKTILPQYATDRRFQRMFLDEARIAAGITHANVARILDLGESRGVLYLVMEWVDGDSLAKLQRAVRSRDESMPIDVVLRIMADVSAGLHAAHELRGPSGAPLGVVHRDVSPQNILVSVNGITKVIDFGIVTVRDRALDDFHAGLLKGKFPFMSPEQAVGKPVDRRSDVWAMGAVTYYLLTGNAPYGDDNEFATLRKLRSGAPPPSLPPMYPSELDALCKKAMARDPEERMATAAEFQFSVETLMVRMGCHRVSSDLAAFVGHHLGDRRDARYKAIAHAVRVAADRRCQVLLSQSMTEALHVDELEAQEDDETRMFIPRRRPRTAARAVCVLAPSCGEPLRAAALGVAVALSFAGLIALLRILFLTVAGVVSH from the coding sequence GTGAGTCGCCTCGGGGAGAAGTATCGCCTCGAACCTGGCCACCACCTCGATCGGTACGAGTTGCTTTGCCCGATCGCCCGCGGTGGGATGGCTTGGGTTTGGCTCGCCTGCCTTCACGGTAAGGCCGGATTCGAAAAGTTGGTTGCAGTCAAAACGATCCTTCCGCAGTACGCGACGGACCGGCGTTTTCAACGCATGTTTCTGGACGAAGCGCGTATTGCGGCGGGCATCACGCATGCCAACGTGGCGCGCATTCTCGATTTGGGGGAATCCCGCGGCGTTCTCTATTTGGTGATGGAGTGGGTCGACGGCGACTCGTTGGCGAAGCTGCAGCGTGCGGTGAGAAGCCGGGACGAATCGATGCCCATCGATGTCGTCCTGCGCATCATGGCCGATGTTTCGGCCGGGTTGCATGCGGCCCACGAACTGCGGGGTCCCTCGGGTGCGCCGCTCGGCGTGGTCCATCGTGACGTGTCGCCGCAGAACATTCTCGTGAGCGTAAACGGCATTACCAAAGTCATCGACTTTGGAATCGTCACCGTCCGCGATCGGGCGTTGGATGACTTCCACGCGGGGCTGCTCAAAGGGAAATTTCCTTTTATGTCGCCGGAGCAAGCGGTTGGAAAACCCGTGGATCGGAGGTCCGACGTTTGGGCGATGGGCGCGGTCACTTATTACTTACTTACGGGGAATGCACCGTATGGCGACGACAACGAGTTTGCGACGTTGCGTAAGCTGAGGAGCGGCGCACCTCCGCCGTCGCTCCCCCCGATGTATCCATCGGAGCTCGATGCCTTGTGCAAGAAGGCCATGGCCCGCGATCCCGAGGAGCGGATGGCGACGGCCGCGGAATTCCAATTCAGCGTGGAGACGCTCATGGTCCGGATGGGGTGCCATCGCGTCTCGAGCGACTTGGCGGCGTTCGTCGGACATCACCTCGGGGATCGGCGCGACGCTCGGTACAAGGCCATTGCCCATGCCGTGCGCGTGGCGGCGGATCGGCGTTGCCAAGTGCTGTTGTCGCAATCCATGACCGAGGCTCTACATGTGGACGAGCTGGAGGCGCAGGAGGACGACGAGACGCGCATGTTCATCCCGCGGCGTCGCCCGCGGACGGCCGCGCGGGCAGTGTGCGTGCTCGCGCCAAGTTGCGGTGAGCCGCTGCGCGCGGCGGCGCTGGGGGTGGCGGTCGCCCTCTCATTTGCCGGCCTGATCGCGCTGCTGCGCATTCTTTTTTTGACGGTGGCCGGCGTCGTGTCACACTAG